The sequence GGATCCAAGCTCGTAGCGCGGTGCTTCAGCCCGCGACCGCATTGCAAGATCCCGTAGGGCGCGGGCTTTATTGCCCATCCCGCAGCAGACTCAAGTTACTGCTGAAGCACGGACGACACGGAGGTCGCCCCTCCATTTTGCTCATCCTGGAGGAACCGGTTAACGTGCCGCAACGCTCGGCACTACCCGGTCCGCAGCAATGCAATTTCCCCTCAAAAAAAGGTTCATCCCCTTTTGAGTGGATCCTGATTTCACAGTGGGAAGTGCCCTTGTGGCACGATCGATCCTGCCCAATCGCGGCACAAGGCCGCTTCCCACAGTTGGACCGAATACATAGCCAGCAATTTCCACGGTCTTTGGTGCTGAACCAAAAAAACGGCCCCTCCCTGTCACATCCGCGTTCCCCATCTCGTCATCCTCAGTGATGACAACTGAAACCACACAAACCACCGATCCCAAACAGGCGGCTCTCAGCCAAATAGAAGCCTTCGAGGCCGCCTACGGCTACGACGCCACCTATATGAAAGCCATGCTCGAACACGCCCCCGAGGCACTCGAGGTTTTCAATGGCTTCGTCCCCATGGCAGGGCACCGGGAGCACGCCCCGCTCGAAGTCTACTTCGCCGCCAAGCTCACCGCTTACCGCATCGCCGATTGCGGCCCCTGCCTCCAGCTCGCAGTGCGCATGGCTCAGGAAGCCGGAGTTTCCGATGCTCTCATCAGAGCCCTCGTTTTCGATAAGGGCGAGCTATCCGAACTGCTAGCGCGAACCCGCGACTTCACCCGCGCCTGTCTCGCCAACCAGCCCGATTGCGAATCCCTCCGCACCGAGCTAAGCTGGGAACTTGGCCCCGCAGCCATGAGCGAGCTCGCCCTCGCCATCGCCGCCGCCCAAGTTTTTCCCGTGGTCAAACGAGCAACCGGCTACTATCAATCCTGCTCGCTTGTAACGCTTGAAGTTTGACCATGCCAGCCGACTCCTACGACGCCACCATCGAGGCCCATCGATCCAATTTGGAAGGCCTCGCCTACCGAATGTTGGGCAGCTGGGCCGACGCCCAAGACATCGCCCAAGAAACCTTGGTCAAATGGCACAGGCTCGCGGAGTCGGTTCGCTCCACCATTCGCGAGCCCCTCGCCTGGTTGCATACGGTAGCGAGCCGGCTCTCCCTCGACCGGCTCAAGTCCGCCCAGCGACGCCGCGAAAGCTACGTCGGCCCTTGGCTTCCCGAACCCCTGCTCACGACCGACGAAACTCCAGCCGAAGCCGCCAGTATCGACGATTCAATTACGCTCGCCCTTCTCCACGCCATGGAACGGCTCAGCCCTAGCGAACGCGCCGCCTTCATCCTGCACGACGTCTTCGACTACTCCTTCAAGGCCGTCGCCGACATCCTGCAAAAAGAACCCGCCACCTGCCGCCAGCTCGCCTCCCGAGCCCGCAAGTCCATCCGTTCCCAACGCCCCGCCAAATCCCCCGTCGACCCAAATTCCCATCAACGCCTGCTCGCCGCATTCCTGCAAGCCGCCTCCCAAGGCGACGCCCAAACCCTCGAGCAACTCCTCGCCGCCGACGCCATCCTCTACTCCGACGGCGGCGCCAAAGCCAAGGCCGTTCGCAAGCCCCTGCGCAGCCGCGAACTCATCGTCCGCCTGCATGTCGGCCTCGCCCGCAAAGCCCAAAAAAGCGGCCAACAAAACACCGTGCGCTTCACCCAGCTCAACCAGCAGCCCGCCGCCCTCGTCTACACCGACGGCTTCCTTTCCTCCGTATTCAGTATCGAAATACAAGACGGAAAGATCCAAACCCTCTACATGCAGCGCAACCCCGACAAGCTCCGCCACCTAAGTAGCGCTGTGCTTTAGCAAGCGGCCGCATTGCAGGATCCCCTTCTCCTGTAGGGCTGTCGCTCGTTCCAAACCTTGAGCCCTGACGAAAGGCGACACGCCGCGTCTGTGTAATCCTGCACCGCGGTGCGGCGCAAGCCCCTCCCGCATCGCAACAACCCGCCCCATCCATTCGTTGTAGGCCTTGACGCCTCAACGAAATGCAAATCGGAATAGACAGCTTCGTAGCCACGGACGCCGATCCCCAGACCGGCAAAACCGTGAGCCCTCGCCAACGCGTAGCGGATCTCTTGGAAGAGATCGAGCTCGCCGACCAAGTAGGACTGGACGTGTTCGGGATCGGCGAACACCACCGCGAAGAGTACCTCGACTCCGCGCCCGCCGTACTTCTATCTGCCGCCGCAGCCCGCACCCAAAACATTACGCTCACCAGCGCCGTTACCGTTCTCAGCGCCGCAGATCCCGTACGCGTCTTCCAACAGTTCGCCACTCTCGACCTCGTCTCGCAAGGCCGGGCCGAGATGGTGGTGGGACGGGGATCCTTCATCGAATCCTTTCCCCTTTTCGGTCTCGATCTCGAAGACTACGACGAGCTCTTCATCGAGAAGCTCGCCTTGCTTCTCGAACTTCGCGACAACATTTACGTCAACTGGAACGGCAAACACCGCCCCGCCCTCACCGGCCAGGGCGTATTCCCTCGTCCCCTGCAAGCCCCTCTTCCCGTTTGGCTCGGGGTAGGCGGCACCCCCCAGTCATTCGCCCGCGCCGGACGACTAGGACTGCCGCTCATGGTCGCCATCATCGGAGGCGAGCCCCATCGCTTCCGTCCGCTCATTGACCTCTACCGTCAAGCCGGCAAAGATGCCGGACACGATCCGGCAACGCTCAAGGTCGGTCTGCACTGCCTTGGCTACGCCGCTGAAACCGATAGCGAGGCCGCTGACGATTTCTTTCCTGGATACGCTCAAGCCTTCACCGCCATCGGCAAGGAGCGTGGTTGGCCTCCCGTCACTCGCTCCCAGTTCGACGCCCTCTTAGGCCCCACCGGGGCCCTGCACGTAGGCTCTCCAGAAACCGTAGTCGAAAAAGTACTACGCCAAAATCAGGAGCTCGGAGGAATCGATCGATTCAGCTTCCAAATGTCAGTCGCCTCCTTGCCGCACGCAAAACTCATGAAAGCCATCGAACTGCTCGGCACTGAAGTTGCCCCCGCCATTCGCAAGGAACTTGCTACCGCCCCTTAAGCTGTGCACTATCGAAACAGTTCCAAACCTGACACCACAGAATCCAGCAAAACGAACGAAACGTTATGAAAATCCTCTCATTCGGAGCCTCTACCAGCTCGACTTCCATCAATCGCCAATTCGCTCGCTACGCCGCAGGCTTGATCCCAAACGCAAGCATCACGGACCTCGACCTGAGCGATTATGACCTTCCCATCTACAGCTCCGACGAAGAGGAAGCCAACGGTATCCCAGCCGCCGCAAAGGCATTTCTCGCGGAAATCAAGTCGCACGACGCTCTCGTCGTTTCCCTCGCCGAACACAACGGCTCCTACAGCGCTGCCTTCAAAAATCTCTACGACTGGGCTTCCCGCGCCGAAAACAAAGTGTGGGCCGGCAAGCCCATGCTGCTGCTCTCCACCTCCCCCGGCGGACGCGGCGGCGCCACCGTGCTCGCGACCGCCAAGGAAACCTTCCCGCGTATGGGGGCCGACTTGAAGGCTAGCTTCAGCCTCGCCAGCTTCTACGACGCCTTCGACAGCGAGAAAGGGGTCACCGACTCCATGCAACTCGAGCTGCTGCGCAACGCCGCCGCTCAACTCGCAGCAAGCTGACCCCGCTTCGCCCCCCTCCATCGCCCACACTCCCTCGTATGCAAATCCCCAACTCCCTGCAACGGGCCCTCGCGCTCTCGTTGGCCATCGGCTTAACTTCCCTGCTCTCAGCCCAAAAGTACGATTTCGAAACGCTCGACGGGGAAACCATCAAAGCCGATCTCATCGGCGTCTACAACGGCATCGTGTTCTTGGAAAAAAAGCCGGGGGCAACCCAGTTCATCAACTATCACGGACTCGCGCCGGAGAGCCAGAAAGTCGCTCTGGAGTGGATCAAGACGCGAATTGCCGCCGCTGGAGATCCACCGGTCGCGGCGAAAGACAGCGACTCCAAGCTCACCCAGTTCCTCGTCAAAAGCCTAGTGACCAACAAGGACGGCAAGCTCGAAGCCTACGCTTTCGAAGACAAAGCCGAACCGGAATTCTACGCCTTCTACTACTCCGCCCACTGGTGCGGGCCCTGTCGCCGCTTCACCCCGAAACTGAGGGCCTTCTACAAAGCCATGCGCCTCTTGGGTCACGACAACTTTGAAGTCGTTTTCGTGAGCAGCGACACCAGCGAAAAGATGATGCAGCGCTACATGGAGGAAGACCAAATGCCTTGGGTTGGCGTCAAGTACTCCAAAAAGTCAAACTCGAGAGTTTCCAGATACGCCGGAAACGGCATCCCCTGCTTGGTCGTCACCGACCGCCACGGCAGGCTTCTCTACCATTCGTATCAAAACGGTGAATACATTGGACCAAGCGTTCCGCTCACCCATTTGGAAAACCTTCTTAACTATACCGCCAAGCTCGAAGCGATGAAGCCAGCAAACGAACAGCCCGAAGATCGAAGCTAGAAACGCCACCCCGCACACCGACGACATGCCAAGCAATTCCTTGGGAGAACTCTACGACCGCGTCAACGGCGAGGAAGAAACCCGCCTTTGCAAGGACATCCCCGAAGCCGCCTGCAAGCACCTGCCGCGAAACTACTTCGCTTACCTTGCCTCAAACGTCATCAGCAAATTGGCCGACGAACTGAGCAGCGCCCGGCTCGTGTTGCCTTGGCTCTTCAGCTCTCTCGGAGCGCCCATCGGCCTGGTAGGCTTCATCGTCCCCCTGCGAGAAGCAGGAGTTCTCATCCCTCAGCTCTTCGTATCCGAATACTTGAGACGCAAGGAAAAGCGAAAAGAAGCGTGGCTCGCGGGAGCAGCCTTTTCTGGGCTTTGCCTTTTGCTCATCGGAAGCATCACGCCCTTCCTCGGCAGCACCCTCGCTGGATACGTCACCCTCTTTCTTCTGCTCGCCTACAGTCTCGGCCGCGGCATCTGCTCCGTTTCCGCCAAAGACGTCATCGGGAAAACCGTATCCAAGAAACGGAGAGGCACACTCATGGGCTACAGCGCCGGACTCTCCAGCGCCCTCGTACTCTTCGTCGGTCTCTGGCTTACCTTCGCCTTGGAGGACGGCGGCGATTCGCTGCCTTTCATTCTACTCCTCGCAGCCGGACTGCTCTGGTTCCTGTCCGTCTATTGCTTTTCCCGCATCGTCGAGGAGCCAGGAGCGACCGAAGGCGCCCGCAGCCCTATCGCCGCGATTCGCGAAAACATCGGCTTGCTCACCGACGACCCGGACTTCCGCCGCTACCTTATCGTGCGGGCTCTCCTGCTAAGCGTCGCCTTGGCGCCTCCTTTCTACGCCCTCATGGCGAAAGAGGGCAACGACACTGCCAGCACCCTCGGCTGGCTCATCGTAGCGGGAGGTATCGCCGGCAGTATCGGCGGACCGATCTGGGGACGTTTCGCCGACCTCTCCAGCCGCATGACGATGTCCCTCGCTTCCCTCGCTTGCGGGATTTTCGGCATCGGCATCGCCGTCGTACAGCATTTCGGCGACAGCCGTTGGCTCGAATCCTCCATCGCCCAAGGCTTCCTCTTTTTCGTCGTCAGCGTCTTCTACGCCGGAGTGCGGCTCGGACGCAAAGCCTACCTCGTCGACATGGTGAGCGGCGACAAGTCAGGATACGTCGCCGTCGGCAACACGCTCATCGGTATCGCCCTGCTGGTGATGGGCAGCCTAGGCTTCCTCGCCCAATTCCTCGGTCCTAGCGGCACTATCGGCGTGCTCGGACTCATTTCCGTGGGAGCGTCCCTCGCCGCCTGGCGACTCCGCGAAGTCAGCGGCTGAAGCTCCCCTGTGGAAAGCGGCCTTGCCCCGCCAACGGCAAAGCTGAAGACAGGGGCCCCGCCGGCTCACTGAATCAGCCCACCCCTGCAGTCGCATCCCCCTGCCCAATCGTGCAACTGCAATGAATGAACGTTCATTTTTGGTTGACTAGAGAAAAATGAATGACCATTCACTCACAAAAAAAAACGAAGCCATGAAACCTCTATTCCAGCGAAGCGCTCCCATCCTTCTAATTTCCGCAATCCTCGTAGGCTGCAGCCAAGAGCAGGCAGCGCCCCAGGCCGGTCCGGCTCCCACCGTCACGGTGGCCGCCATCCAGACTGAGCCGGTTACCCTTCAGCGGGAGCTTCCGGGACGAGCGGTCCCCTACCTCGTGGCCGAAGTACGGCCTCAGGTGAACGGCATCGTAGCGGAGCGCCTCTTCCAGGAGGGCGGAACCGTGGAGGCGGGCCAAGCGCTCTACCAGCTGGACGACGCCATGTACCGGGCCAATACCAACATCGCCGAGGCCACCCTGCAAAACGCCCAGGCCGCCCTCGCCCTGGCCCGCACCGAAGCCAAGCGCAGCTCCGAACTGTTCGCCGCCAAAGCCATCAGCGCCCAAGAGTACGACAATTCTCAATCCAAGCTGCAACAGGCCGAAGCCCAAGCCAAGCTTGCCGCCGCCAGCTTGGAAAGCTCTCGAATCACTCTCGCCTACAGCCGCATCACCTCTCCGATCAGCGGCCAAATCGGACGTTCCGCCGTCACCAAGGGCGCCCTCGTCACCGCTAACCAGAGCGCCGCCCTCGCCACCGTCCAGCAACTCGACCCCGTCTACGTCGACTTCACCCAGTCCAGCAACGAGCTGATCCAGCTCCGCCGGGCCCTCTCCAGCGGCGACTTGCAAGCCGTCGACCTGCCCGTGCAAATCCTGCTCGAAAACGGAACTCCCTACGAGCATCCGGGAAAAATCGCCTTCTCCGAAACCACCGTGGACCCGAGCACCGGCAGCTTCACCTTGCGGGTGGAGGTTCCCAATCCCGACCACCTCATCCTCCCGGGCATGTACCTGCGAGGACGGGTAGGCGAGGGCCTGCGCCAGAACGGTATCCTCGTGCCGCAAAAGGCGGTCGCCCGTACCTTCGACGGCAGCACTTCCGTAAAAGTCGTGGCTCAGGACGGCACCGTGGAAACGCGCAAGGTCACGCTCGGCCAAGCCGTCGGCAACCGCTGGGTGGTGGAGAGCGGACTCTCTGCGGGCGACCGTGTAGTGACCGTTGGACTACAAAAGGCCATCCCCGGATCCAAGGTCCAAATCAGCGCCACAGAAAACGCCCAGCCCTAAGCAAGGCCTCGCCAAATCATCTTTTAACGCACCATAGCCATGGCACGATTCTTCATAGACCGACCCATCTTCTCATGGGTGATCGCCCTTTCCATCATGATCGCGGGAGCTCTCAGCATGACGCAGCTGCCCATCTCCCGCTATCCGACCGTGGCCCCGCCATCGGTCGCCATCACTGCCGTCTACCCGGGAGCCTCCGCTCAGGTCGTGGAAAATTCCGTGACCCAGATCATCGAGCAAAGCCTCACCGGCCTCGACGGACTCATCTACCTCTCCGCCACTTCCGACTCCTCGGGCGCCTCGCAAATCACTGCCACCTTCGCCACCGGTACGGATCCTGACCTCGCTCAAGTCCAGGTGCAGAACAAGATCCAGTCGGCCACCGCCCTGCTGCCCAGTCAAGTGCAGCAGCAAGGCGTCACCGTATCCAAATCGGGCGAAGGCTTCCTCATGGTCATCGGTTTCGTATCGGAGGACGGCAGCATGGGCCGCGTCGATATCGCCGACTACCTGGTAGCCAACGTGGCTGACCAAATCGCTCGCGTGGACGGAGTCGGCGGCACGCGTGTATTCGGAGGACAATACGCCATGCGCATCTGGCTCGATCCCAATACGCTGCACTCCTACCAGCTCTCCGTCTCCGACATCACATCCGCCGTTCAAGGCCAAAACCAGCAAGTATCCATCGGGCAAGTCGGTGGGGCTCCCGCAGAAGAAGGCCAGCAAATCAACTTCACCATCAACACGCGAGGCCGCCTGCAAACCGCCGAGGAATTTTCCGATATCGTGATTCGCAGCAACCCGGACGGCTCGCTGCTCCGACTCGGAGAAGTCGCCCGCGTCGAGCTGGGCTCAGAGCAATACGGATTGGAAACGCACTACAACGGGCAAATGGCGGGCGGCATGGCCGTCACCCTCGCCTCCGGAGCCAACGCCCTCGAAACCGCAGCAGCGGTCAAGGAGCTGCTCGACGAGATCGCCCCCTTCCTGCCCGAAGGACTGAAAGCGGAAATCCCCTTCGACAATACGCCCTTCGTGGAAGTGGCCATCCAAGGCGTGGTAACTACCTTGCTGGAGGCCGTAGTGCTGGTCTTCATCGTCATGTTCCTCTTCCTGCAAAACTGGCGAGCGACCCTCATTCCCACCATCGCCATTCCCGTCGTATTGCTGGGAACCTTCGGCGTATTGGCTGTATTCGGATTTTCGATAAACATGCTTACTATGTTCGCCATGGTCCTCGCCATCGGCCTCCTCGTGGACGACGCCATCGTGGTCGTGGAAAACGTGGAACGCCTCATGAGCGAGGAAGGGCTCAGCCCCAAGGAAGCCGCTCGCAAGTCGATGGACCAGATCACCGGAGCCCTCGTAGGCATCGGTGTCGTGCTCTCCGCCGTCTTCGTGCCAATGGCCTTCCTCGGCGGCGCCACCGGAGTGATCTACCAGCAGTTCTCCATCACCATCGTATCGGCGATGACCCTTTCCGTGATCGTCGCCATCGTCTTCACGCCCGCCCTCTGCGCCACCATGCTGAAGCCGATCCAAAAAGGTCACCACATTAAGGATACAGGATTCTTCGGCTGGTTCAACCGTACCTTCGACCGCGCCAACGACCGCTACCAAAGCGTCGTCAAAGGCATCATCGGATTTCGCAAGAGCTTCTTCGCCGCCTTCCTCGTCATCGTCGGCCTCATGGTCTTGCTCTTCCTGAAGCTCCCGACCGGCTTCCTTCCGAACGAGGACCAAGGCTCCATCTACGCCCAAATCATCGGCCCAGTAGGCGCGACCAAAGAACACACCATGGAGGTCATCGAACAGGTCGAAGACTACTTGCTCAACGAAGAAGCAGGAGTCATCTCCGACGCCTTTACGGTGCAAGGCTTCAGCTTCGCCGGCTCTGGCCAAGCAAACGGCATGGCCTTCATCAGCATGACCGACTGGAGCGAACGGCCAAATCCAGAGCAAAGCGCCCAAGCCTTGGCCAACCGAGCTAACGCCGCTTTCAGCAAGATCGAAGGCGCCACCATCTTTGCCTTTGCTCCGCCGCCGATCACGGAGCTCGGCAACTCCGCTGGCTTCACCTTCTACCTGAAGGACAACGGCAGCCAAGGGCACGAAGCCCTTATCGCCGCTCGCAACCAACTACTCGGCCTCGCCGCCCAAAACCCGAAGCTTACCCGCGTACGTCCCAACGGACTGGAAGACGCCCCCCAGTTGAAGGTGCTTATCGACAACGCCAAGGCTGCCGCCCACGGCCTCTCCATACGAGACATCAATACCACCTTGGGCGTGGCCTGGGGTGGACTCTATATCGACGACTTCATCGACCGCGGCCGCGTCAAGCGCGTCTATCTTCAGTCGGAAGCGGAATACCGGATGCAACCAGAGGACTTCGAAAAGTGGTCCGTGCCCAACAACCAAGGCGAGATGGTTCCTTTCTCCGCTTTCGGTACCACCGAGTGGGACTACGGTTCGCCACGGTTGGAACGCTACAACGGCGTATCTGCCGTTCAAATACAAGGCGAAGGAGCCAGCGGCACTAGCTCCGGCGACGCCATGCTGGAAATTGAGAAGCTGGTCGAGCAGTTGCCCGACGGTTTCGGCATCGAGTGGACCGCTTCCTCCTATCAAGAACGCCAAGCAGGCAATCAGACCACCCTATTGTACGCGCTCTCGCTGCTCATGGTATTTCTCGCCCTCGCCGCCCTCTATGAGAGCTGGTCCATTCCGACCGCCGTGCTGCTCGCCGCACCGCTGGGCATCGTGGGAGCCGTATTGGCAAATATGTTACGCGGCTTCGAGCGCGACGTCTATTTCCAGGTCGCCATGCTCACCACCGTCGGTCTGACCAGCAAGAACGCCATCCTTATCGTCGAGTTCGCCAAGATCAACTTGGAGAACGGGATGAAGCTTATGGAAGCGACCTTGCACGCAGTTAAGGACCGTCTGCGCCCGATTCTCATGACCTCTCTCGCCTTCGGCCTCGGCGTCGT comes from Pelagicoccus enzymogenes and encodes:
- the sigJ gene encoding RNA polymerase sigma factor SigJ, producing MPADSYDATIEAHRSNLEGLAYRMLGSWADAQDIAQETLVKWHRLAESVRSTIREPLAWLHTVASRLSLDRLKSAQRRRESYVGPWLPEPLLTTDETPAEAASIDDSITLALLHAMERLSPSERAAFILHDVFDYSFKAVADILQKEPATCRQLASRARKSIRSQRPAKSPVDPNSHQRLLAAFLQAASQGDAQTLEQLLAADAILYSDGGAKAKAVRKPLRSRELIVRLHVGLARKAQKSGQQNTVRFTQLNQQPAALVYTDGFLSSVFSIEIQDGKIQTLYMQRNPDKLRHLSSAVL
- a CDS encoding LLM class flavin-dependent oxidoreductase — translated: MQIGIDSFVATDADPQTGKTVSPRQRVADLLEEIELADQVGLDVFGIGEHHREEYLDSAPAVLLSAAAARTQNITLTSAVTVLSAADPVRVFQQFATLDLVSQGRAEMVVGRGSFIESFPLFGLDLEDYDELFIEKLALLLELRDNIYVNWNGKHRPALTGQGVFPRPLQAPLPVWLGVGGTPQSFARAGRLGLPLMVAIIGGEPHRFRPLIDLYRQAGKDAGHDPATLKVGLHCLGYAAETDSEAADDFFPGYAQAFTAIGKERGWPPVTRSQFDALLGPTGALHVGSPETVVEKVLRQNQELGGIDRFSFQMSVASLPHAKLMKAIELLGTEVAPAIRKELATAP
- a CDS encoding NADPH-dependent FMN reductase; its protein translation is MKILSFGASTSSTSINRQFARYAAGLIPNASITDLDLSDYDLPIYSSDEEEANGIPAAAKAFLAEIKSHDALVVSLAEHNGSYSAAFKNLYDWASRAENKVWAGKPMLLLSTSPGGRGGATVLATAKETFPRMGADLKASFSLASFYDAFDSEKGVTDSMQLELLRNAAAQLAAS
- a CDS encoding thioredoxin-like domain-containing protein, with amino-acid sequence MQIPNSLQRALALSLAIGLTSLLSAQKYDFETLDGETIKADLIGVYNGIVFLEKKPGATQFINYHGLAPESQKVALEWIKTRIAAAGDPPVAAKDSDSKLTQFLVKSLVTNKDGKLEAYAFEDKAEPEFYAFYYSAHWCGPCRRFTPKLRAFYKAMRLLGHDNFEVVFVSSDTSEKMMQRYMEEDQMPWVGVKYSKKSNSRVSRYAGNGIPCLVVTDRHGRLLYHSYQNGEYIGPSVPLTHLENLLNYTAKLEAMKPANEQPEDRS
- a CDS encoding MFS transporter — encoded protein: MPSNSLGELYDRVNGEEETRLCKDIPEAACKHLPRNYFAYLASNVISKLADELSSARLVLPWLFSSLGAPIGLVGFIVPLREAGVLIPQLFVSEYLRRKEKRKEAWLAGAAFSGLCLLLIGSITPFLGSTLAGYVTLFLLLAYSLGRGICSVSAKDVIGKTVSKKRRGTLMGYSAGLSSALVLFVGLWLTFALEDGGDSLPFILLLAAGLLWFLSVYCFSRIVEEPGATEGARSPIAAIRENIGLLTDDPDFRRYLIVRALLLSVALAPPFYALMAKEGNDTASTLGWLIVAGGIAGSIGGPIWGRFADLSSRMTMSLASLACGIFGIGIAVVQHFGDSRWLESSIAQGFLFFVVSVFYAGVRLGRKAYLVDMVSGDKSGYVAVGNTLIGIALLVMGSLGFLAQFLGPSGTIGVLGLISVGASLAAWRLREVSG
- a CDS encoding efflux RND transporter periplasmic adaptor subunit gives rise to the protein MKPLFQRSAPILLISAILVGCSQEQAAPQAGPAPTVTVAAIQTEPVTLQRELPGRAVPYLVAEVRPQVNGIVAERLFQEGGTVEAGQALYQLDDAMYRANTNIAEATLQNAQAALALARTEAKRSSELFAAKAISAQEYDNSQSKLQQAEAQAKLAAASLESSRITLAYSRITSPISGQIGRSAVTKGALVTANQSAALATVQQLDPVYVDFTQSSNELIQLRRALSSGDLQAVDLPVQILLENGTPYEHPGKIAFSETTVDPSTGSFTLRVEVPNPDHLILPGMYLRGRVGEGLRQNGILVPQKAVARTFDGSTSVKVVAQDGTVETRKVTLGQAVGNRWVVESGLSAGDRVVTVGLQKAIPGSKVQISATENAQP
- a CDS encoding efflux RND transporter permease subunit, with the protein product MARFFIDRPIFSWVIALSIMIAGALSMTQLPISRYPTVAPPSVAITAVYPGASAQVVENSVTQIIEQSLTGLDGLIYLSATSDSSGASQITATFATGTDPDLAQVQVQNKIQSATALLPSQVQQQGVTVSKSGEGFLMVIGFVSEDGSMGRVDIADYLVANVADQIARVDGVGGTRVFGGQYAMRIWLDPNTLHSYQLSVSDITSAVQGQNQQVSIGQVGGAPAEEGQQINFTINTRGRLQTAEEFSDIVIRSNPDGSLLRLGEVARVELGSEQYGLETHYNGQMAGGMAVTLASGANALETAAAVKELLDEIAPFLPEGLKAEIPFDNTPFVEVAIQGVVTTLLEAVVLVFIVMFLFLQNWRATLIPTIAIPVVLLGTFGVLAVFGFSINMLTMFAMVLAIGLLVDDAIVVVENVERLMSEEGLSPKEAARKSMDQITGALVGIGVVLSAVFVPMAFLGGATGVIYQQFSITIVSAMTLSVIVAIVFTPALCATMLKPIQKGHHIKDTGFFGWFNRTFDRANDRYQSVVKGIIGFRKSFFAAFLVIVGLMVLLFLKLPTGFLPNEDQGSIYAQIIGPVGATKEHTMEVIEQVEDYLLNEEAGVISDAFTVQGFSFAGSGQANGMAFISMTDWSERPNPEQSAQALANRANAAFSKIEGATIFAFAPPPITELGNSAGFTFYLKDNGSQGHEALIAARNQLLGLAAQNPKLTRVRPNGLEDAPQLKVLIDNAKAAAHGLSIRDINTTLGVAWGGLYIDDFIDRGRVKRVYLQSEAEYRMQPEDFEKWSVPNNQGEMVPFSAFGTTEWDYGSPRLERYNGVSAVQIQGEGASGTSSGDAMLEIEKLVEQLPDGFGIEWTASSYQERQAGNQTTLLYALSLLMVFLALAALYESWSIPTAVLLAAPLGIVGAVLANMLRGFERDVYFQVAMLTTVGLTSKNAILIVEFAKINLENGMKLMEATLHAVKDRLRPILMTSLAFGLGVVPLAIASGAGSGAQQAIGTGVLGGMLVGTFLGIFFVPLFFFLIERLFIRKKGHQSHA